Proteins co-encoded in one Streptomyces roseochromogenus subsp. oscitans DS 12.976 genomic window:
- a CDS encoding Ppx/GppA phosphatase family protein: protein MTRVAAIDCGTNSIRLLVADVHPETGELVDLDRRMTIVRLGQDVDRTGRLAPEALERTFAACRAYAEIIKEHGAERLRFVATSASRDASNRDDFVRGVLDILGVEPEVITGDQEAEFSFTGATRELMGRSDVTKPYLVVDIGGGSTEFVVGEEHVRAARSVDVGCVRMTERHLVRDGKVSDPPGEEQIAAIRADIEAALDLAEQTVPLREAHTLVGLAGSVTTVSAIAQQLPEYDSARIHHSRISHDRVREITEWLLRSTHAERAAIPSMHPGRVDVIGAGALVLLAIMERIGAEEVVVSEHDILDGIAFKVAEEAEAGKGGR from the coding sequence ATGACCCGCGTCGCCGCCATCGACTGCGGTACCAACTCCATCCGGTTGCTGGTCGCCGATGTGCACCCCGAGACCGGTGAACTCGTCGATCTGGACCGCCGGATGACGATCGTGCGGCTCGGCCAGGACGTCGACCGTACCGGCCGGCTCGCTCCGGAGGCGCTGGAGCGGACCTTCGCCGCCTGCCGTGCGTACGCGGAGATCATCAAGGAGCACGGCGCCGAGCGCCTCCGCTTCGTGGCCACCTCCGCCTCCCGCGACGCCTCGAACCGCGACGACTTCGTGCGCGGCGTGCTGGACATCCTCGGGGTCGAGCCGGAGGTCATCACCGGCGACCAGGAGGCCGAGTTCTCCTTCACCGGTGCGACCAGGGAGCTGATGGGTCGGAGCGACGTGACCAAGCCGTATCTCGTCGTGGACATCGGCGGCGGCTCCACGGAGTTCGTCGTGGGCGAGGAGCACGTCCGGGCGGCGCGGTCGGTGGACGTCGGCTGTGTGCGGATGACGGAACGTCACCTGGTGCGGGACGGCAAGGTCTCCGACCCGCCGGGCGAGGAGCAGATCGCCGCGATAAGGGCCGACATCGAGGCCGCCCTGGACCTCGCGGAGCAGACAGTGCCGCTGCGCGAGGCGCACACCCTGGTGGGTCTCGCCGGGTCCGTCACCACCGTCTCGGCGATCGCCCAGCAGCTGCCCGAGTACGACTCCGCGCGCATCCACCACTCGCGGATCTCGCACGACCGCGTCCGCGAGATCACCGAGTGGCTGCTGCGCTCCACGCACGCCGAGCGCGCCGCGATCCCGTCCATGCACCCCGGCCGGGTCGACGTCATCGGCGCGGGCGCCCTCGTCCTGCTCGCGATCATGGAGCGGATCGGCGCGGAGGAGGTCGTGGTGAGCGAGCACGACATCCTCGACGGCATCGCCTTCAAGGTGGCGGAAGAGGCGGAAGCGGGCAAGGGCGGCCGCTGA